A stretch of Methanosphaerula palustris E1-9c DNA encodes these proteins:
- a CDS encoding Nramp family divalent metal transporter has translation MNLIARSYYNYRRFSKAFKLYLLLAGPGLIVMIADNDAGGITTYATTGAQYGYNLIWFLVLLLPVAYFVQEMTVRLGAVTKHGHAEAIFDAFGSFWGWFSLFDLGLVNWLTLITEFIGMTAALSIFGIPAPLTIAIVCLVMFGMVLQGRYWTWEKIAMVFCVLNLVYIPAAFLVHPSVPDIISHGLIPNFPGGLSGDLFFILMANIGTTIAPWMVFFQQSAVVDKGMSEKDIPWGKFDTLLGSFVTVIVAIFIVLVTGTVLRGTVVDSAAQASVLLMTVHPFVGTMLAIGLFNAGFLGAICISLASSWAFGEVFGWAHSLNNKVREAPWFYVMYLATLITAGLVVLIPKAPLVVITLFVQVIAVTLLPAALVFLILLLNNEEIMGKYRNTLLQNVVSYAIVALIIVLSTMYAINTLFPGIFGGAS, from the coding sequence ATGAACCTAATAGCACGCTCGTACTACAACTACCGGAGATTCTCCAAGGCCTTCAAGCTCTATCTCCTCCTCGCCGGGCCGGGGCTGATCGTGATGATCGCGGACAACGATGCCGGCGGGATCACCACCTATGCGACCACCGGTGCCCAGTACGGGTATAACCTGATCTGGTTTCTCGTACTGCTGCTCCCGGTCGCCTATTTTGTCCAGGAGATGACGGTCCGTCTCGGGGCTGTCACCAAGCACGGGCATGCCGAGGCGATCTTCGACGCGTTCGGTTCGTTCTGGGGCTGGTTCTCACTCTTCGATCTTGGGCTTGTCAACTGGCTGACTCTGATCACCGAGTTCATCGGGATGACGGCAGCGCTGAGCATCTTCGGCATCCCGGCGCCGCTGACGATCGCGATCGTCTGTCTGGTGATGTTCGGCATGGTGCTGCAGGGGCGGTACTGGACCTGGGAGAAGATCGCGATGGTCTTCTGTGTTTTAAACCTGGTCTATATCCCGGCTGCGTTCCTGGTCCACCCGTCAGTCCCTGATATCATCAGCCATGGGCTGATCCCGAACTTCCCCGGCGGCCTCTCAGGGGACCTCTTCTTCATCCTGATGGCGAACATCGGGACGACGATCGCGCCCTGGATGGTCTTCTTCCAGCAGAGCGCGGTTGTCGACAAGGGGATGAGCGAGAAGGACATCCCCTGGGGGAAGTTCGATACCCTGCTCGGTTCGTTCGTCACGGTGATCGTGGCGATCTTCATCGTGCTGGTGACCGGGACGGTCCTCCGCGGGACGGTGGTGGATTCGGCAGCCCAGGCCTCGGTTCTGTTGATGACGGTCCACCCCTTTGTCGGGACGATGCTCGCGATCGGCCTCTTCAATGCCGGGTTCCTCGGTGCGATCTGTATCTCGCTGGCCAGTTCCTGGGCGTTCGGGGAGGTCTTCGGATGGGCGCACTCGCTCAACAACAAGGTGCGGGAGGCGCCGTGGTTCTACGTGATGTATCTCGCGACCCTGATCACGGCCGGCCTGGTGGTGCTGATCCCGAAAGCCCCGCTGGTGGTGATCACCCTCTTCGTCCAGGTGATCGCAGTCACGCTGCTGCCGGCGGCGCTGGTCTTTCTGATCCTGCTCCTCAACAATGAGGAGATCATGGGGAAGTACAGGAACACGCTCCTTCAGAATGTGGTCAGTTATGCGATCGTGGCGCTGATCATCGTCCTCTCGACGATGTATGCGATCAACACCCTCTTTCCGGGGATCTTCGGCGGTGCATCATGA
- a CDS encoding magnesium transporter MgtE N-terminal domain-containing protein — protein sequence MTDAEMKVQTGTDQEIFLSEVIGRRVTGRKKIGKLSDLVIQETEPLPQVTHIVVSRPFGHHQLLIPIDRVSAIGSQGVQVAVESPDAFEQDPAAGAVLLKDYVLDKKVIDVDDKEVEMVYDVRLVRRNGVVYVTDVDTSRFGLLRRIGLKWLATYIYAHGEGMDEEMISWRFIQPLPSTITGFRGNVKLKVLKETLEKIHPMDLADILEELDPDQRVMIFSELETETASDALEEIEPNVQRELVSSLSRDRVVQLIDEMTPGQAADLLSVLPHTEANELLELLDTVNARKIRAILEKQEETILNYATMNCLMVPPDKTAEQVRVEYQTAARGMDVVMYLYIVDSDQHLIGVLDIKELLVAGDEALMREIMIPEVIALTPESTLKEAYTLFERYNLRALPMVDGEDRLLGVIPFRDIMNLKHNFLE from the coding sequence ATGACAGATGCTGAAATGAAGGTACAGACCGGAACGGATCAGGAGATATTTCTGAGCGAGGTGATCGGGCGGCGGGTGACCGGCAGGAAGAAGATTGGGAAGCTGTCGGACCTGGTCATTCAGGAGACCGAGCCGCTGCCGCAGGTGACGCATATCGTGGTCTCCAGACCGTTCGGCCATCATCAACTGCTGATTCCGATCGACAGGGTCTCTGCGATCGGGTCGCAGGGGGTGCAGGTTGCGGTGGAGAGTCCTGATGCGTTCGAGCAGGACCCGGCGGCCGGTGCCGTCCTCCTCAAGGATTATGTCCTCGACAAGAAGGTGATCGATGTCGACGACAAGGAGGTGGAGATGGTCTACGATGTTCGGCTGGTCAGGAGGAACGGAGTCGTCTATGTGACCGATGTGGACACGAGCCGGTTCGGGTTGCTCCGCCGAATCGGGCTGAAGTGGCTGGCCACGTACATCTATGCCCATGGCGAGGGGATGGACGAGGAGATGATCTCCTGGCGGTTCATCCAGCCGCTCCCCTCCACCATCACCGGGTTTCGGGGGAATGTGAAGCTGAAGGTGCTGAAGGAGACGCTCGAGAAGATCCATCCGATGGACCTGGCCGACATCCTTGAGGAGCTGGATCCGGATCAGCGGGTGATGATCTTCTCTGAGCTGGAGACCGAGACGGCCTCGGATGCGCTGGAGGAGATCGAGCCGAATGTGCAGCGCGAGCTGGTCTCGTCGCTGAGCCGGGATCGGGTGGTGCAGCTGATCGATGAGATGACCCCCGGCCAGGCCGCCGACCTCCTCTCAGTGTTGCCGCATACCGAGGCGAACGAACTCCTCGAACTGCTCGATACGGTGAATGCGCGAAAGATCAGGGCGATCCTCGAGAAGCAGGAGGAGACGATCCTGAACTATGCGACGATGAATTGCCTGATGGTGCCGCCGGATAAGACGGCCGAGCAGGTGCGGGTGGAGTACCAGACGGCGGCCCGGGGGATGGATGTGGTGATGTACCTGTACATCGTCGACTCGGACCAGCATCTGATCGGGGTGCTGGATATCAAGGAACTGCTCGTGGCCGGGGACGAAGCACTGATGCGGGAGATCATGATCCCCGAGGTGATCGCCCTGACCCCGGAGAGCACGCTGAAGGAGGCGTATACGCTCTTCGAACGGTATAATCTCCGGGCCCTGCCGATGGTCGACGGGGAGGACCGGTTGCTCGGGGTGATCCCGTTCCGGGATATCATGAACTTAAAGCACAACTTTCTGGAGTGA